ATCAAATATCAGCTCGACTACGCGCTGACCGCGATGATGCTCTACGTGCTGGTGTCGCTGTGCAATACCCGCAACAAGCTGATCGCCGCAGCAGCGGCCGTCATCTGCATGGGCGCACTGAGCCTGGTCGGCAACTCGCCGTTTAATGTGTTTATCGCCACGTTTGTGGGCTGCGGAGTGGGTGTATGCCTGACCAAACGTTCCTGATTCTGGTAGTTGCGCTGATGATGGCCGTGACCTTCCTGCCACGGGCATTGCCCTTGCAAATCAACACCGAGCACTGGCCGCCGTTTATCGCGCGCGCGCTGGAATACTTGCCGGTGGCGATCGTCGCTGCGATCAGCCTGACTCCCTTGTTGATCAAGGATCAGCACATACAGCTCGACCGCCCGGAATTTTATGCGGCGATTCCGACGTTGTTATGTGCGTATTTCAGCAAAAACCTCTTTCTCAGTGTGGCGGTTGGGACGGCTGCGTACATTGCGCTCGGCTCGTTCATGTAAGGGCAGATCGACGACGTCGCTCAACGCCTGGTTGGACAACTCCGGATTGTTCACCGCCAGGCGCACTTCGAGGAAATCCTCGAACCCGGGGAAAATCGTCAGGCCGTTTTTCTGCGCGGCCTCTCGCGAGACCATGCCGACCGCATCCATTTGCGTGATCAGCGACAGGGTCAACGTCTCACTGCAGGAATAGACCATGCGCTGGCCGTTCTCGTGATTGCCCAGCCCGGCGTCGAGAAAACGCAAAAAGCTGTGGGAATACGGACAATCTTCCGCAGGACGCACCTGAAATTTGTTGCCCAGCAACGTCAACGGATCGTTTTCCTGCCCGCAATGCGCGCCAACCACCTGCACCTGCACATCCGGCAGGACGATACTCGGCAAACCCGGACGCTGCGGGCCGATCAGCACCGCTAGGTCAAAGTCTTCATTCTTCAGCTTGCTGAGGTTTTCCATCGACTCGGCATAGCTGAATTCCATCTGATAATCGGGAAACACCTCAATCAGGCGTCCGATCATTCGCCGGTTGAAGTCAGGCGCCAAAGTGTTATTCAACGCGACCTTCAACGTGCGCTGCCCGGGCACTTTCAGTGCTTCGACCTTTTCTTCCATCTGTCGCGTGGCAATCAGCACTTTGTCGATATACGGCGTCAGCTCAGTGCCTTGCGGCGTCAGCGTCAGCCCTTTGTTGGAACGACGAAACAAGCGGAAACCGAACTGCTCTTCGACCTTGTTCAACTGCGCGGCCAACGCCTGCACAGTCAGGCATGAATGCTCGGCTGCGGCCGACAACGAGCCGGTCTGCACGATGCGCATGAGGTTGCGTAAGGTTCTGCTATCCATGGGTAATGCCCTCTGAAGTGGGCTGGGTATTGTTGTTTACGAGACTGCCGATCCGGCGCCATATGCCGGCTATATTCCTGCACCTGAGCATAGTTGTCGCGGGTTTAGTAGCGAATTGATGTCCCTGCCGATGGCTGGAAGCTGACACAGGATCGGGGTTTTTGATGACTTGAGGGTGATTAGGGTCAAAAAATACTCACGTGAAATAACAATTCTCGGCGTTTTTAACATTCATATTTGGGTAACGAGCTGATTCGTTAACGGATTAAAAGAAAACAAATATCCGTATCTGTACTAGGCTTGAAGTCATATCAGCTACCCATGGAGGCGGTCATGCCCACCTCAACCCCAGCCCTCACCCCACGCGCACAACTCGACGCCCCTGAAGCCGGTCGCGTCGCGCTGAAGTTCTTCTTCAACCTCATGGAGCGTTGGGGCTGCAAC
The sequence above is drawn from the Pseudomonas sp. FP2196 genome and encodes:
- a CDS encoding LysR family transcriptional regulator yields the protein MDSRTLRNLMRIVQTGSLSAAAEHSCLTVQALAAQLNKVEEQFGFRLFRRSNKGLTLTPQGTELTPYIDKVLIATRQMEEKVEALKVPGQRTLKVALNNTLAPDFNRRMIGRLIEVFPDYQMEFSYAESMENLSKLKNEDFDLAVLIGPQRPGLPSIVLPDVQVQVVGAHCGQENDPLTLLGNKFQVRPAEDCPYSHSFLRFLDAGLGNHENGQRMVYSCSETLTLSLITQMDAVGMVSREAAQKNGLTIFPGFEDFLEVRLAVNNPELSNQALSDVVDLPLHERAERNVRSRPNRHTEKEVFAEIRT
- a CDS encoding AzlD domain-containing protein, producing the protein MPDQTFLILVVALMMAVTFLPRALPLQINTEHWPPFIARALEYLPVAIVAAISLTPLLIKDQHIQLDRPEFYAAIPTLLCAYFSKNLFLSVAVGTAAYIALGSFM